Proteins found in one Enterococcus sp. 9D6_DIV0238 genomic segment:
- a CDS encoding DUF2188 domain-containing protein — translation MPWDLNDYPASFKHFEPLLKKKAIDIVNALVSEGYPEGDAIPIAISQAKKWYAEASDSEKTAFKHAADPQKNDRHPNKINTDLLDNDVLVYYEDDRWYVQTKNAKKAADSFGTKEQAVNRAKEIAENKNAHVITYKKDETPDK, via the coding sequence ATGCCTTGGGATCTAAATGATTATCCAGCGTCATTCAAACATTTTGAACCGCTTCTTAAGAAAAAGGCTATCGATATTGTCAATGCGCTTGTGAGTGAAGGGTATCCCGAAGGTGATGCCATTCCGATTGCTATCTCTCAAGCAAAAAAATGGTATGCTGAAGCGTCTGACTCGGAGAAAACAGCATTTAAGCACGCAGCTGATCCGCAAAAAAACGATAGACACCCAAACAAAATCAATACAGATCTTTTGGACAATGACGTGTTGGTTTATTATGAAGACGATCGCTGGTATGTTCAAACGAAAAACGCTAAAAAAGCAGCAGATTCCTTCGGCACGAAAGAGCAGGCGGTAAATAGAGCGAAAGAAATTGCAGAAAATAAAAACGCTCATGTTATAACCTATAAGAAAGATGAGACACCAGATAAATAA